A portion of the Corynebacterium ammoniagenes DSM 20306 genome contains these proteins:
- a CDS encoding ArsR/SmtB family transcription factor has translation MLTEISLSIPASDLSPAERAQLLVPTLSALSDENRLTILLTLAETSMTNRQLHEATGMSQALVSHHLAALRKAGLVDSEPRGRATLNSVCCAQLADPVRWLAHLATLTPEGQRACCTDTSLRNEVVDAD, from the coding sequence GTGCTTACAGAGATTTCCTTATCCATCCCCGCGTCGGATCTCAGTCCCGCCGAGCGGGCCCAGTTACTCGTGCCCACCCTGTCCGCGCTGTCGGATGAAAACCGGTTGACGATCCTGCTCACCTTGGCGGAGACGTCGATGACCAACCGCCAGCTCCATGAGGCCACCGGGATGAGTCAGGCGTTGGTCAGCCATCATCTGGCTGCCCTGCGCAAGGCCGGACTGGTGGACTCGGAGCCGAGGGGTCGTGCCACGCTGAATTCGGTGTGTTGTGCTCAGCTGGCCGATCCGGTGCGCTGGCTGGCGCACCTGGCGACGTTGACCCCGGAGGGACAACGCGCCTGCTGCACGGACACCTCCCTGAGAAACGAGGTCGTTGATGCTGATTAG
- a CDS encoding sensor histidine kinase — MNHGPGLTFRFLAAQVLVVVISLLVAAAVATVVGPTLFHDHMLMTGREDPSLELFHAEQAYRDANLITLAVALPTALISALLASLWLSRRLRTPLQDLTRAATSLTAGNYRIRVPAGEAGPEVTTLAHSFNTMADRLEHTEQVRRQMLSDLAHEMGTPLSVLTVYLDGLQDGVVDWNNATHTIMADQLTRLTRLMEDIDDVSRAQEHRIDLDLAEEGLGDLLHTAAAAAGEAYADKGVDLQVETITDTARVLVDRQRFGQVMSNLLSNALRHTPAGGQVRISVHRQGASTALIHVADDGEGIPPGQLGHIFERFYRGDAARSRDNGGAGIGLTISKALIEAHGGTLTATSPGPGAGSVFTIRLPLHQENVSLMLSDPHSRGQ; from the coding sequence ATGAATCACGGACCCGGCCTGACCTTCCGCTTCCTGGCCGCCCAGGTGTTGGTCGTGGTGATTAGCCTGCTGGTTGCCGCGGCCGTGGCCACGGTGGTGGGCCCGACCCTGTTCCATGATCATATGTTGATGACCGGCCGGGAGGACCCCTCGCTGGAGCTGTTCCATGCCGAGCAGGCCTACCGGGACGCCAACCTGATCACCCTGGCCGTCGCCCTGCCCACCGCCTTGATCAGCGCCCTGCTGGCTAGCCTGTGGTTATCGCGTCGCCTGCGCACCCCCCTGCAGGATCTCACCCGCGCCGCTACCAGCCTGACGGCCGGCAACTACCGTATCCGCGTGCCTGCCGGAGAAGCAGGCCCCGAGGTCACCACCCTGGCGCATTCCTTCAACACCATGGCCGACCGGCTGGAACACACCGAACAGGTCCGCCGCCAGATGCTCTCTGATCTGGCCCACGAAATGGGCACCCCCTTATCGGTGCTCACGGTCTACCTCGATGGTCTCCAGGACGGGGTCGTGGACTGGAATAATGCCACCCACACGATCATGGCTGACCAACTCACCCGCCTGACCCGGTTGATGGAAGACATCGACGATGTCTCCCGGGCCCAGGAACACCGGATCGATTTGGACCTGGCGGAGGAAGGGCTCGGGGATCTGCTCCATACCGCCGCTGCTGCCGCGGGGGAAGCTTATGCTGACAAAGGCGTCGATTTACAGGTCGAGACCATTACGGACACCGCCCGGGTGCTCGTGGACCGGCAACGCTTCGGCCAGGTGATGAGCAATCTCCTGTCGAACGCGCTACGGCACACCCCGGCCGGCGGGCAGGTCCGGATCAGCGTCCACCGACAGGGGGCGTCCACCGCGCTCATCCACGTCGCCGATGACGGCGAGGGCATCCCACCTGGCCAGCTCGGACACATCTTCGAACGCTTCTACCGGGGGGATGCCGCCCGCAGCCGGGACAATGGCGGGGCCGGTATCGGTCTGACCATCTCCAAGGCATTGATCGAGGCCCACGGCGGCACTCTCACCGCCACCTCTCCTGGCCCCGGTGCCGGATCGGTCTTCACCATCCGTCTTCCCCTGCACCAGGAAAACGTGTCCCTGATGCTCAGTGACCCCCACTCCCGGGGACAATAA
- a CDS encoding HAD family hydrolase codes for MALLERLRGGGIPVGLVTASRNAQALLEAAGLEPAFDVIVDGLVAADQGLPGKPDPAMFLEAARRLGVSPERSVVIEDAVSGVKAGHAGGFGLVVGIDHAGYREQLDAAGADVVLGSVGQLDLGASN; via the coding sequence GTGGCGCTGCTGGAACGCCTGCGCGGCGGCGGCATCCCCGTGGGCCTCGTCACAGCCAGCCGTAACGCGCAGGCTCTGTTGGAGGCCGCGGGCCTGGAGCCGGCATTTGATGTGATCGTTGACGGCCTGGTGGCCGCAGATCAAGGTTTGCCCGGCAAACCGGATCCGGCGATGTTCCTCGAGGCGGCACGTCGACTCGGCGTATCCCCGGAGCGTTCCGTGGTCATCGAGGATGCCGTGTCCGGGGTCAAGGCAGGACACGCCGGCGGTTTCGGACTGGTGGTAGGAATCGACCACGCCGGGTACCGGGAGCAACTGGACGCGGCGGGCGCCGACGTCGTCCTGGGTAGTGTCGGCCAGTTGGATCTGGGTGCATCAAACTGA
- a CDS encoding ArsO family NAD(P)H-dependent flavin-containing monooxygenase produces the protein MTSKHFEAIIIGGGQAGLATAYYLLRAGVDTLVLDDQEGAGGAWRHVWPSMTLFSTAEFSSLPGKLMPAYEGFPPSDHVIDYLADYEQRYRIPVERPVHVDRVEREDGGYRLHAGDRSWTAPHVVAATGTWSTPFVPAYPGLFTGTQWHSANYPGVGPFRGSSVAVVGAANSAAQIAAELTGVAEVTWYTRHPPRWMPDEVDGRVLFRRNRQRALAVQRGETDPGADSELGDIVVLPEVRAARDAGWLAATPMFNSLKEVRADHLIWCTGFRPSLGPVRRLLDGTTPKYPGLHLVGYGDWTGPGSATLTGVGRYAKQTARAIADSFGMTVK, from the coding sequence GTGACCAGCAAACACTTCGAAGCGATCATTATAGGCGGTGGCCAGGCGGGCCTGGCCACCGCCTACTACCTGCTGCGAGCAGGCGTGGACACCCTGGTCCTCGACGATCAGGAGGGCGCCGGTGGGGCGTGGCGGCATGTGTGGCCGTCGATGACGTTGTTTTCCACCGCGGAGTTTTCCAGCCTGCCGGGCAAGCTCATGCCAGCCTACGAGGGGTTCCCACCGTCGGACCATGTCATCGACTACCTTGCCGACTATGAGCAGCGCTACCGGATCCCCGTCGAGCGCCCCGTGCACGTGGACCGCGTCGAGCGGGAGGATGGAGGCTACCGCCTCCACGCCGGTGATCGATCGTGGACGGCTCCCCATGTCGTAGCCGCCACCGGTACCTGGTCTACTCCCTTCGTCCCGGCCTACCCGGGATTGTTTACCGGCACGCAGTGGCATTCGGCGAACTATCCCGGGGTGGGCCCCTTCCGGGGGTCGTCCGTGGCTGTGGTGGGGGCGGCGAACTCCGCCGCGCAAATCGCCGCCGAACTCACCGGTGTTGCCGAAGTCACCTGGTATACCCGCCATCCACCCCGGTGGATGCCCGATGAGGTCGACGGGCGGGTGCTGTTTCGCCGGAACCGGCAACGCGCCCTGGCCGTCCAGCGCGGCGAGACCGATCCGGGGGCCGACTCGGAGCTCGGCGATATTGTCGTGCTGCCTGAGGTGCGCGCTGCCCGCGACGCCGGATGGTTGGCGGCGACGCCGATGTTTAACTCCCTCAAAGAAGTACGGGCCGATCATCTGATCTGGTGTACCGGGTTTCGGCCGTCCCTCGGGCCGGTGCGCCGGCTCCTGGACGGCACGACCCCGAAATACCCGGGCCTGCACCTGGTCGGTTACGGCGACTGGACCGGCCCCGGATCCGCCACGCTCACCGGGGTAGGCCGCTACGCCAAGCAGACCGCCCGGGCCATCGCGGACTCATTCGGCATGACCGTCAAGTAA
- a CDS encoding ArsR/SmtB family transcription factor, translating into MTLSQTLPLADLSACCSLGAGPLTSGEAERYATLFKVLADPARLRLLSQLSAEGCGPVSVGELTETSGLSQPTVSHHLKRLTEAGLLDKVRVGRTMTHQVRPELFAELRTVLQMD; encoded by the coding sequence ATGACACTCTCGCAGACTCTCCCGCTGGCGGACTTGTCCGCCTGCTGCTCACTGGGTGCTGGCCCCTTGACCAGTGGTGAGGCCGAACGCTACGCCACATTGTTCAAGGTGTTGGCCGATCCCGCCCGCCTGCGCTTGTTATCGCAGTTGTCGGCCGAAGGCTGCGGCCCGGTCAGCGTCGGGGAGCTGACAGAGACGTCGGGGTTGAGTCAGCCGACCGTGTCGCATCACCTGAAGCGGTTGACCGAGGCCGGGTTATTGGACAAAGTCCGGGTCGGCCGGACGATGACCCATCAGGTGCGCCCAGAGCTGTTCGCGGAGCTGCGCACCGTGTTACAGATGGACTAA
- a CDS encoding permease, producing MLISALGTFTILLVELLLLFLVISYAVALINRRFGPERLQSWMAGGAVPGQFKGLALGAITPFCSCSTIPMFVSMLKAGVAFRIAVTYLIASPLLNPVIVGGIWLIFTWQVAISYAVIMVLLSLGAPWAWTALGMEDQLRKVKVKGGRQLDGTPWRGIKQETPAAIRQAWDDLRPMLLPMIIGVAIGAFIYGVVPEDGLGFMAGGNVWWLIPLAAVIGIPLYVRLETMLPVALALSGAGVAIGPIFAMMIGGAGASPPEVSMLAAVFKPKLLATFVITILLAAMLAGYAMTIIL from the coding sequence ATGCTGATTAGCGCGCTCGGCACGTTCACTATCCTCCTGGTCGAACTGCTCCTGCTGTTTCTGGTGATCTCCTATGCGGTCGCGTTGATCAACCGGCGCTTCGGCCCGGAGCGGTTGCAGAGCTGGATGGCTGGTGGAGCGGTTCCCGGCCAGTTCAAAGGACTGGCATTGGGGGCGATCACTCCGTTTTGTTCCTGTTCGACGATCCCGATGTTTGTCAGCATGCTCAAAGCCGGGGTGGCCTTTCGTATCGCCGTGACCTACCTGATCGCTTCGCCGCTGCTCAACCCGGTTATCGTCGGCGGGATCTGGCTGATCTTTACCTGGCAGGTCGCGATCAGCTACGCGGTGATCATGGTGCTGCTGTCGCTGGGAGCACCCTGGGCCTGGACCGCGCTGGGCATGGAAGACCAGCTGCGCAAGGTCAAGGTCAAGGGCGGGCGCCAGCTGGACGGGACCCCGTGGCGTGGAATCAAACAAGAAACCCCGGCAGCGATCCGTCAGGCATGGGACGATCTTCGCCCCATGCTCCTTCCGATGATCATCGGCGTGGCCATCGGTGCATTCATCTACGGGGTCGTGCCCGAAGACGGCCTGGGATTTATGGCCGGTGGAAACGTCTGGTGGCTGATTCCACTGGCTGCGGTGATCGGTATCCCGCTGTATGTCCGACTGGAGACGATGCTGCCGGTCGCCCTGGCTTTATCGGGTGCCGGGGTGGCCATCGGCCCGATCTTCGCGATGATGATCGGCGGGGCGGGGGCCTCTCCGCCGGAGGTCTCCATGTTGGCGGCGGTGTTCAAGCCGAAACTGTTGGCCACCTTCGTGATCACCATTCTGCTGGCGGCCATGCTGGCCGGCTACGCGATGACGATCATCCTCTAA
- the arsB gene encoding ACR3 family arsenite efflux transporter, translating into MNSDHRPRMTFLDRFLPVWIILAMAAGLLIGRVVPGIGDALGALEVGGISLPIALGLLVMMYPPLAKVRYDKAGEIAADKRLMTVSLVLNWLVGPAFMFALAWIFLPDQPELRTGLIIVGLARCIAMVLVWSDLSCGDREATAVLVAINSVFQVIMFGVLGWFYLQVLPAWLGLATTSAEFSFWSIVVSVLVFLGIPLAAGVASRIIGEKTKGRAWYENTYLPKISPLALIGLLYTIVLLFSLQGEQITSQPWTVARLAVPLLAYFVGMFAIALIAAKASGMNYAQSASVSFTAAGNNFELAIAVAIGTFGATSAQALAGTIGPLIEIPVLVGLVYTMLWLGPKLFPQDPTLPVSSTPSPQTAVSEKENFTS; encoded by the coding sequence ATGAATTCTGACCACCGCCCACGCATGACCTTTTTAGATCGCTTCCTGCCGGTCTGGATCATTCTCGCCATGGCCGCTGGCCTGCTCATCGGCCGGGTGGTCCCCGGTATTGGTGACGCCCTGGGCGCTTTAGAGGTCGGTGGGATTTCCCTGCCGATAGCACTTGGCCTGCTGGTGATGATGTATCCGCCGCTGGCGAAGGTTCGCTACGACAAGGCCGGCGAGATCGCCGCCGATAAACGCCTGATGACGGTGTCCTTAGTGCTCAACTGGCTGGTCGGTCCGGCTTTCATGTTTGCCTTGGCCTGGATCTTCCTGCCGGATCAGCCGGAACTGCGCACCGGGTTGATCATCGTTGGCCTGGCTCGGTGTATTGCGATGGTGCTCGTCTGGAGTGATCTGTCATGTGGTGACCGGGAGGCCACGGCCGTGCTGGTGGCGATCAACTCGGTGTTCCAAGTCATCATGTTCGGCGTACTCGGCTGGTTCTACCTCCAGGTCCTGCCAGCCTGGCTGGGCCTGGCGACTACCTCGGCGGAATTTTCCTTCTGGTCGATCGTGGTTTCCGTGCTCGTATTCCTCGGCATCCCGCTGGCCGCCGGCGTGGCCTCCCGAATCATCGGTGAAAAAACCAAGGGCCGTGCCTGGTACGAAAACACCTACCTGCCGAAGATCTCCCCGCTGGCACTGATCGGCCTGCTCTATACCATCGTGCTGCTGTTTTCCCTGCAGGGCGAGCAGATTACCTCCCAACCGTGGACCGTGGCCCGCCTGGCTGTGCCGCTGCTGGCCTACTTCGTCGGCATGTTCGCCATCGCACTGATTGCCGCGAAGGCGTCGGGCATGAATTACGCTCAGTCGGCGTCGGTGTCGTTTACGGCCGCGGGCAATAACTTCGAGCTGGCCATCGCCGTGGCCATCGGCACCTTCGGGGCGACCTCCGCACAGGCGCTAGCCGGCACGATCGGCCCGTTGATCGAGATCCCGGTGCTTGTCGGCCTGGTCTACACCATGCTGTGGCTGGGACCGAAACTCTTCCCCCAGGATCCGACCCTACCCGTATCCTCGACACCGTCTCCGCAGACTGCTGTATCCGAGAAGGAGAACTTCACCTCATGA
- a CDS encoding heavy-metal-associated domain-containing protein, with protein MTAPTSPLLPLASDGCGCCAPSTPSATVSAPAVAAATDATPEGPTTYQVTGMTCGHCAGNVTEAVSALPQVDDVQVDLIAGGVSIVTVTGSVPLETVHRAIEETGYTVLS; from the coding sequence ATGACCGCCCCGACTTCCCCCTTGCTGCCGCTGGCCTCCGACGGTTGTGGATGCTGCGCGCCCTCTACGCCGTCCGCGACCGTCTCCGCCCCGGCCGTGGCCGCGGCAACCGACGCAACACCTGAAGGTCCCACCACCTACCAGGTCACAGGCATGACCTGCGGACACTGCGCCGGCAACGTCACCGAGGCGGTGAGCGCTCTGCCCCAGGTCGACGACGTCCAGGTCGACCTCATCGCCGGTGGGGTCTCCATCGTCACGGTCACGGGTTCCGTGCCCCTGGAAACCGTCCACCGGGCGATTGAGGAGACCGGCTACACCGTCTTGTCCTGA
- a CDS encoding cadmium resistance transporter, with product MRAVGLFIATNIDDIIVLSLFFARGAGQAGTTLRILAGQYLGFAGILAATILVTLGADAFLPTEAIPYFGLIPLTLGLWAAWQAWRGDDDDDDDAKVSGKNVSVLTVAGVTFANGGDNIGVYVPFFLNVDTATVIIYCVVFLILVAGLVLLAKFVATRPPIAEILERWEHVLFPIVLIGLGIFILVSGGAFGL from the coding sequence CTGCGAGCGGTTGGTCTGTTTATCGCCACCAATATCGACGACATCATCGTGCTCTCGCTGTTCTTCGCCCGTGGGGCCGGCCAAGCAGGGACCACACTTCGGATCCTGGCCGGGCAGTACCTTGGTTTCGCGGGCATCCTCGCAGCCACGATTCTGGTCACCCTAGGGGCGGATGCCTTCCTGCCCACCGAGGCGATCCCCTACTTCGGGCTAATCCCCCTGACCCTGGGGCTGTGGGCGGCCTGGCAAGCCTGGCGGGGAGACGATGACGACGACGATGACGCGAAAGTCAGCGGAAAGAACGTAAGCGTCTTGACCGTCGCCGGGGTGACCTTTGCCAACGGTGGCGACAATATCGGCGTCTATGTCCCGTTTTTTCTCAACGTGGATACCGCCACCGTTATCATCTACTGCGTCGTCTTTCTGATCCTGGTGGCGGGCCTGGTCCTGTTGGCGAAGTTCGTGGCCACCCGTCCACCCATCGCGGAGATTCTCGAACGCTGGGAGCATGTGCTGTTCCCTATCGTCTTGATCGGCCTGGGTATCTTCATCCTCGTCAGCGGCGGCGCCTTCGGCCTTTAA
- a CDS encoding copper-translocating P-type ATPase, with product MSTPHHHGDHPAPETDHTHHPNHAGHEHHADAATHGQAMPHDHPHSTVDEEHQVHGHGEHAGHSAAMFRDRFWWSLILSVPVVFFSPMFADLLGYNIPEIPGAYWIPPVLGTIIFLYGGTPFLKGAMTELKSRQPGMMLLIAMAITVAFIASWVTTLGLGGFHLDFWWELALLVTIMLLGHWLEMRALGGASSALDALAALLPDEAEKVVDGTTRTVAISELAVDDVVLVRAGARVPADGTIIDGAAEFDEAMITGESRPVFRDTGETVVAGTVATDNTVRVRVEATGGDTSLAGIQRMVADAQASSSRAQALADRAAAFLFWFALIAALITAVVWTIIGSPDDAVVRAVTVLIIACPHALGLAIPLVIAISTERAAKSGVLIKDRLALEHMRTIDVVLFDKTGTLTEGAHAVTDIMAADGITEGELLSLAAAAEADSEHPVARAIVASAAAHPEASRRPLRATGFTAASGRGIRATVDGTQILVGGPNMLREFSLTIPGELTDITGSWTQRGAGVLHVVRDGEIIGAVAVEDKIRPESRAAVRALQARGVKVAMITGDATQVAQAVGKDLGIDEVFAEVLPQDKDTKVTQLQERGLSVAMVGDGVNDAPALARAEVGIAIGAGTDVAMESAGVVLASDDPRAVLSMIELSHASYRKMVQNLVWATGYNIVAVPLAAGVLAPIGVLLPPAAAAFLMSLSTIIVALNAQLLRRIDLDPAHLAPTDG from the coding sequence ATGAGCACTCCCCACCACCACGGTGATCACCCCGCTCCGGAAACAGACCACACCCACCACCCGAATCATGCCGGTCACGAGCACCATGCGGATGCCGCCACCCACGGCCAGGCCATGCCGCACGATCATCCGCATTCCACTGTCGATGAAGAACACCAGGTCCACGGTCACGGTGAACACGCCGGCCACAGCGCCGCGATGTTCCGGGACCGCTTCTGGTGGTCGCTGATCCTGTCGGTTCCGGTGGTGTTCTTCAGCCCGATGTTCGCCGACCTGCTGGGATATAATATTCCGGAGATTCCGGGAGCCTACTGGATTCCTCCGGTCCTGGGCACGATCATCTTCCTCTACGGCGGCACCCCCTTCCTCAAGGGCGCAATGACCGAGCTGAAATCCCGCCAACCGGGCATGATGCTCCTGATCGCCATGGCGATCACCGTGGCGTTTATCGCCTCCTGGGTCACCACCCTGGGGCTGGGCGGGTTCCACCTAGATTTCTGGTGGGAACTGGCCCTGCTGGTGACCATCATGCTGCTGGGCCACTGGCTGGAGATGCGCGCTCTTGGTGGAGCCTCCTCCGCGCTTGACGCGCTGGCAGCGCTCCTGCCCGATGAGGCCGAGAAGGTCGTCGACGGGACCACCCGCACCGTAGCGATCTCAGAGCTGGCCGTCGACGATGTCGTGCTGGTCCGAGCCGGTGCCCGCGTCCCGGCCGACGGGACCATCATCGACGGAGCGGCCGAATTCGATGAGGCCATGATCACCGGTGAATCCCGCCCCGTCTTCCGGGATACCGGTGAGACCGTGGTGGCCGGCACCGTGGCCACCGACAACACCGTCCGGGTCCGGGTGGAGGCCACCGGTGGGGACACCTCCCTGGCAGGCATCCAGCGCATGGTCGCCGATGCCCAGGCCTCCTCCTCCCGGGCCCAGGCCCTGGCCGATCGAGCCGCAGCCTTCCTGTTCTGGTTCGCCCTGATCGCGGCCCTGATCACCGCCGTGGTCTGGACCATCATCGGCAGCCCCGATGATGCCGTGGTCCGCGCGGTGACCGTGCTGATCATCGCCTGTCCGCACGCCCTGGGCCTGGCCATCCCCCTGGTCATCGCGATCTCCACCGAGCGGGCCGCGAAATCCGGGGTGCTCATCAAGGACCGGTTGGCCTTGGAGCACATGCGCACCATCGACGTGGTCTTGTTTGATAAGACCGGCACCCTGACCGAAGGCGCACACGCCGTCACCGACATCATGGCTGCCGACGGCATTACCGAGGGCGAGCTGCTGTCCCTGGCCGCCGCCGCCGAGGCCGATAGCGAGCATCCCGTGGCCCGGGCGATCGTGGCTTCCGCGGCCGCACACCCGGAGGCCTCACGCCGCCCACTGCGCGCAACCGGTTTCACCGCCGCCTCCGGCCGCGGGATCCGGGCCACTGTCGATGGCACCCAAATCCTCGTGGGTGGGCCGAACATGTTGCGCGAATTCAGTCTGACCATCCCGGGTGAGCTCACCGACATCACCGGTTCCTGGACGCAGCGAGGCGCCGGAGTGCTCCACGTCGTCCGCGACGGTGAGATCATCGGTGCCGTGGCCGTCGAGGACAAGATCCGCCCCGAATCCCGCGCGGCGGTGCGCGCCCTGCAGGCCCGCGGGGTGAAGGTGGCGATGATCACCGGTGACGCCACCCAGGTCGCCCAGGCAGTGGGCAAGGATCTGGGGATCGATGAGGTCTTCGCCGAGGTTCTGCCGCAGGACAAGGACACCAAGGTCACCCAGCTGCAGGAGCGCGGTCTGAGCGTGGCCATGGTCGGCGACGGTGTCAATGACGCCCCGGCCCTGGCCCGGGCCGAGGTCGGTATTGCGATTGGCGCGGGTACAGATGTGGCGATGGAGTCCGCCGGGGTGGTCCTGGCCAGTGATGATCCCCGGGCCGTGCTGTCGATGATCGAGCTCTCCCATGCCAGCTACCGCAAGATGGTCCAGAACCTGGTCTGGGCGACCGGGTACAACATCGTGGCCGTTCCCCTGGCCGCCGGTGTGCTCGCCCCTATCGGTGTGCTGCTTCCCCCGGCGGCCGCCGCCTTCTTGATGTCCCTGTCCACGATCATCGTCGCCCTCAACGCCCAGCTGCTACGCCGGATCGACCTGGACCCGGCTCACCTGGCTCCGACCGACGGCTAA
- a CDS encoding response regulator transcription factor — MADRTPTTATPPGRVLVVDDEQPLAQMVASYLIRAGFDTRQAHTGTQAVDEARRFSPDVVVLDLGLPELDGLEVCRRIRTFSDCYILMLTARGSEDDKISGLTLGADDYITKPFSIRELVTRVHAVLRRPRTSTTPPQVTTPLIVGDLILDPVAHQVRVGETTVELTRTEFELLVALALRPGQVLTRHDLVTEVWDTTWVGDERIVDVHIGNLRRKLGTDTRGRGFIDTVRGVGYRVGQP, encoded by the coding sequence ATGGCTGACCGCACACCGACCACCGCCACGCCCCCGGGGCGGGTGTTGGTCGTCGATGATGAACAACCCCTGGCTCAGATGGTGGCCTCCTACCTCATCCGGGCCGGCTTCGATACCCGCCAGGCGCACACCGGCACCCAGGCCGTGGACGAGGCCCGTCGCTTTTCCCCCGATGTTGTGGTGCTGGATCTGGGGCTGCCCGAACTCGATGGCCTGGAGGTGTGCCGACGGATCCGCACCTTCTCGGACTGCTACATCCTCATGCTCACCGCGCGTGGCAGCGAGGACGACAAGATTAGCGGTTTGACCCTGGGGGCGGATGACTACATCACCAAACCTTTTAGCATCCGGGAACTGGTGACCCGGGTGCATGCGGTGCTGCGCCGCCCGCGCACCAGCACCACCCCACCGCAGGTGACCACCCCCTTGATCGTTGGTGACCTCATCCTTGACCCCGTCGCCCATCAGGTGCGGGTGGGGGAGACGACCGTGGAGCTCACCCGCACGGAGTTCGAGCTGCTGGTTGCCCTGGCCCTGCGCCCCGGCCAGGTGCTGACCCGCCACGACCTGGTCACCGAGGTCTGGGACACCACCTGGGTCGGTGATGAACGCATCGTCGATGTCCACATCGGCAACTTGCGTCGCAAGCTCGGCACCGACACGCGGGGCCGGGGGTTTATCGACACCGTGCGTGGCGTGGGCTACCGGGTGGGGCAGCCATGA
- a CDS encoding low molecular weight phosphatase family protein, whose translation MSTHPTVLFVCVGNGGKSQMAAALAAKHAGDRIEIHSAGTTPGTKLNPQSVEVIAEAGADMSAGHPKGVDPQLLREVDRVIILGGDAQLELPDGARGTCERWVTDEPSQRGIEGLERMRLVRDDIDARVRRLIAELLEN comes from the coding sequence ATGAGCACCCACCCAACAGTCCTGTTCGTCTGCGTCGGCAACGGCGGCAAGTCCCAGATGGCCGCAGCCCTAGCCGCTAAGCACGCCGGTGACCGGATCGAGATCCACTCCGCCGGCACGACACCCGGCACGAAGCTCAACCCCCAGTCCGTCGAGGTTATCGCCGAGGCCGGTGCCGACATGTCCGCAGGCCACCCTAAGGGTGTAGATCCACAACTGTTGCGCGAGGTCGACCGCGTGATCATCCTGGGAGGTGATGCCCAGCTGGAGCTACCCGACGGTGCCCGCGGTACGTGCGAGCGGTGGGTGACTGACGAGCCGTCCCAGCGTGGCATCGAGGGCCTGGAGCGCATGCGTCTGGTCCGTGACGACATCGACGCCCGGGTACGCCGGCTCATTGCCGAGCTGCTCGAGAACTGA
- a CDS encoding cadmium resistance transporter has product MVTGLLGAVGLFIATNIDDIIVLSLFFARGAGQAGTTLRILAGQYLGFAGILAAAILVTLGADAFLPTEVIPYFGLIPLTLGLWAAWQAWRGDDDDDDDAKVSGKNVSVLTVAGVTFANGGDNIGVYVPFFLNVDTATVIIYCVVFLILVAGLVLLAKFVATRPPIAEILERWEHVLFPIVLIGLGIFILVSGGAFGL; this is encoded by the coding sequence GTGGTAACTGGTCTCCTGGGGGCGGTTGGTCTGTTTATCGCCACCAATATCGACGACATCATCGTGCTCTCGCTGTTCTTCGCCCGTGGGGCCGGCCAAGCAGGGACCACACTTCGGATCCTGGCCGGGCAGTACCTTGGTTTCGCGGGCATCCTCGCAGCCGCGATTCTGGTCACCCTAGGGGCGGATGCTTTCCTGCCCACCGAGGTGATCCCCTACTTCGGGCTGATCCCCCTGACCCTGGGGCTGTGGGCGGCCTGGCAAGCCTGGCGGGGAGACGATGACGACGACGATGACGCGAAAGTCAGCGGAAAGAACGTAAGCGTTTTGACCGTCGCCGGGGTGACCTTTGCCAACGGTGGCGACAATATCGGCGTCTATGTCCCGTTTTTTCTCAACGTGGATACCGCCACCGTTATCATCTACTGCGTCGTCTTTCTGATCCTGGTGGCGGGCCTGGTCCTGTTGGCGAAGTTCGTGGCCACCCGTCCACCCATCGCGGAGATTCTCGAACGCTGGGAGCATGTGCTGTTCCCTATCGTCTTGATCGGCCTGGGTATCTTCATCCTCGTCAGCGGCGGCGCCTTCGGCCTTTAA